In Synechococcus sp. PCC 6312, one genomic interval encodes:
- a CDS encoding ABC transporter ATP-binding protein → MSRDSLISLERVSKCYRRYDHPGDRLKEIFWKQASKAQEFWALRDISLTVQRGETLGIIGRNGSGKSTLLQIIAGTLAPSSGTLKVQGRIAALLELGSGFNIEFTGRENVYFNGQVLGLKPVEIEEKFAEITAFADIGDFIDQPVKTYSSGMMVRLAFAVATSVEPDILIVDEALAVGDIHFQAKCFKRMRNMMDRGITVLFVSHDTSTMTGLCDRCLWLKHGQIAMEGKPKDVTQAYRQEVWEDQGFLAATSMTSAVELDNQSSSGFEGDVTQSSAIPINQITESERIGNGDIQIIDFQLLDARGRFRQDIDHDELVTAEYTLKAHRDVAVYDIGLIVKDLKGNEVFSILDLQPQNYPVLNAGQVIQAKVNLCFPLRAGAYYMTLGVIGYQDNQRYDLQRVIIYDHLEYGYFFNVNLYSKRVIHGPVHFDVKFTVNVLEAAYPEPLVKP, encoded by the coding sequence ATGTCCAGAGATAGCCTAATTTCCTTAGAAAGGGTTTCCAAATGTTATCGCCGCTATGATCATCCAGGGGATCGCTTAAAGGAAATCTTCTGGAAACAGGCCAGTAAAGCTCAGGAATTTTGGGCCCTAAGGGATATCAGTCTAACGGTTCAACGGGGTGAAACACTGGGAATTATTGGCAGAAATGGCTCAGGTAAGAGTACCCTTCTCCAAATTATTGCCGGTACACTAGCTCCAAGCAGCGGCACACTGAAGGTTCAAGGACGGATTGCGGCTCTGTTGGAGTTAGGCAGTGGGTTTAATATTGAGTTTACTGGTAGAGAAAATGTTTATTTTAATGGACAAGTTCTCGGCTTAAAACCAGTTGAAATTGAGGAAAAATTTGCAGAGATTACGGCATTTGCTGACATTGGAGACTTTATTGATCAGCCAGTCAAAACCTATTCGAGTGGGATGATGGTGCGGTTGGCCTTTGCCGTTGCAACGAGCGTAGAACCCGATATTCTCATTGTTGATGAAGCTTTAGCCGTTGGGGATATTCACTTCCAGGCCAAGTGCTTTAAACGGATGCGAAACATGATGGATCGGGGAATTACGGTCTTATTTGTTTCCCATGACACCAGTACCATGACCGGCCTGTGTGATCGTTGCCTTTGGCTTAAACATGGGCAAATTGCGATGGAGGGCAAGCCCAAAGATGTTACCCAGGCCTATCGGCAGGAGGTTTGGGAAGATCAAGGGTTTTTAGCCGCCACCTCGATGACATCAGCGGTTGAGTTGGATAATCAAAGTTCATCTGGGTTTGAAGGTGATGTGACTCAATCTTCAGCAATTCCAATTAACCAAATTACAGAAAGTGAACGAATTGGTAACGGTGATATCCAAATCATTGACTTTCAGCTTCTGGATGCTCGCGGCCGCTTTCGGCAGGATATTGATCACGATGAGTTAGTGACTGCGGAATATACCTTAAAAGCTCATCGAGATGTTGCTGTTTATGACATAGGATTAATTGTTAAAGACTTGAAAGGTAATGAGGTATTTTCAATTTTAGATCTACAACCTCAAAACTACCCAGTTCTCAACGCTGGCCAAGTGATTCAGGCTAAAGTGAACCTCTGTTTTCCTCTCCGGGCAGGGGCTTACTACATGACCTTAGGGGTAATTGGGTATCAAGACAATCAACGGTATGATTTGCAACGGGTGATTATCTACGACCATCTAGAATATGGCTATTTCTTTAATGTTAATCTTTACTCTAAGCGTGTTATCCATGGCCCTGTCCATTTTGACGTTAAGTTTACTGTCAATGTGCTGGAGGCCGCTTATCCTGAGCCATTGGTCAAACCCTAA
- a CDS encoding ABC transporter permease has translation MFYPSFAKTLPAHLSLLHALVKRELESYYKGSVLGNLWSLLKQLSQLLIYTYVFGIVLKVKLTLANLPENNFIFGLWLFAGLIPWTAFVTGVSQASTSVINQPNLVKKVLFPLTLLPLVPILAAFIESSLGLIVLIILTGFALHNVAWTLILLPLVWLPQLLFTAGLGYWCAGLTVFIRDIPQSLSVILNAWFYLTPLVYPAAVIPASIRPWVFRLNPLAAIAESYRDMVLGGNVDHWRDLGLATIISVVVFSTGLWVYRRLRPAFADVL, from the coding sequence ATGTTTTATCCCAGTTTCGCTAAAACCCTACCTGCCCATCTCAGTCTGCTACATGCCTTAGTTAAACGAGAACTGGAAAGCTACTATAAAGGTTCTGTCTTAGGCAATCTTTGGTCACTGCTGAAGCAATTATCCCAACTGTTAATCTATACCTATGTTTTTGGGATAGTTCTGAAGGTTAAGCTGACTTTAGCAAATTTGCCGGAAAACAATTTTATCTTTGGTCTCTGGCTTTTTGCCGGTTTAATTCCCTGGACAGCTTTTGTAACAGGTGTTTCCCAGGCCAGTACATCTGTAATTAACCAGCCAAACCTAGTTAAAAAAGTATTATTTCCCTTAACCCTATTGCCACTAGTCCCGATTTTGGCTGCCTTTATAGAAAGTAGTTTGGGGTTAATTGTCTTAATTATTTTGACTGGTTTTGCATTACACAATGTTGCCTGGACATTAATTTTATTACCCCTAGTCTGGCTCCCACAGTTGTTGTTTACTGCCGGCCTGGGTTACTGGTGTGCTGGATTAACGGTGTTTATTCGCGACATCCCCCAAAGCTTAAGCGTTATTCTCAATGCTTGGTTTTACCTGACCCCCCTAGTTTATCCAGCCGCAGTCATTCCAGCTTCAATCCGACCCTGGGTCTTTCGACTTAACCCTTTGGCCGCTATTGCTGAGAGCTATCGAGATATGGTACTAGGGGGAAATGTTGATCATTGGCGTGACCTTGGCCTGGCGACAATCATTTCAGTCGTTGTTTTTTCCACGGGTTTATGGGTGTATCGGCGGTTACGTCCTGCATTTGCCGATGTCCTTTAG